One window of the Eucalyptus grandis isolate ANBG69807.140 chromosome 6, ASM1654582v1, whole genome shotgun sequence genome contains the following:
- the LOC104451769 gene encoding disease resistance protein RPM1, with translation MASLAVEATLGLVEIFSSLILKEINQKKDVKDDIDSITSSLTMMRAFLNDEGGTRGNQRHEDKVRQIRDFAFATEDALDEFMFHVSHHIHAHKITKFAHVVAHFFPEKLAFHELSSEIKRIRSRIQNFIEVYQLCAGNTSSGEGGSSNGWSEDHLFHQLIEEDDIVGFEEHVESVCNQLLSREPCLSTISIVGLPGSGKTVLAKQVYECKRVQGHFEFRAWAHVSRSLKLDEVLRSILTQFFPGIGGSILTNEVAMREILNKYVQQQRFLVVLDDIWRMRDWELIINVFQNGSSGSRILFTSRDSNVGASCVEYPKYVHELNGLPWKKASNLFCKKAFRSCNGICPPELEDWSEKIIKKCEGLPLAVIAAGNLLSGSGKFHMNGRNCTTALETIFLLWGLFYYQRQRLIRLWIAEGFVKEARNTSLEEVAENYLNKLVQKNLVHVTARDIDGRVRSCRVLNLVHDFIIAKAVEENFVRSASTGSSLSQERIRRLSAQTENCTNVELSETSGHVRSAFMFGGGKFSNLEFFRLLKVLDMQGAPLEDFPIDIVKLVLLKYLSLRKTNVKTVPKSIKKLALLETLDLKQTSVTWLPGSIFRLHLLRHLLVYKYDVKNYVTFDGAKGIEMHSGRGALSKIQKLSLVKATTELIQKLDAMIHLRKLGLINLKSKDGRKVCGSIQKMEHLSTLDLQADSGDDLELDHIQIKPGFEVLQHLYLKGQLKELPSWVSSLQSLIKVGLKWSRSDFSPLPALQALPNLMELDMADAFTGQTLEFSKNTFSKLKILQIEQFRELSMVVVEVGAMPALEKLTFCKCDKLNMLPLGIENLTCLQELLLYDMNGQLIDRLRKNSEDRNLRTGIGMDVGMSDDGNGSSTPVGMGMSDDGNASTTPVGMDVSAERNTSSITGFPLDTAYMIKMNYSRSAVDNLEKIEGFGGTVLHEVNAHTMNKHPILRRISFDRIVYNFPHAGFYGPEESLLQIELHRDLVRGLKNAKTMLTEDGVIHVTHKTAHPYSKWEIEKLAEEQGLFLVEKVRFSVRDYKGYVNRRGKSPNCYSTFPIGEASTYKFSKNDHAVHRDNALLNLSLADLVEHARAK, from the exons ATGGCTAGCCTAGCTGTTGAAGCAACACTGGGATTGGTGGAGATATTCTCCTCCTTAATCCTCAAAGAGATCAACCAGAAAAAAGATGTGAAGGATGATATTGATAGCATCACGAGCTCGTTGACCATGATGCGAGCTTTCCTGAACGACGAAGGAGGAACTCGAGGTAACCAGCGTCATGAGGACAAGGTACGCCAAATTCGAGATTTTGCATTTGCTACTGAGGACGCTCTCGATGAGTTCATGTTCCACGTCTCGCACCATATTCATGCGCACAAGATCACGAAATTTGCACACGTGGTTGCTCATTTTTTTCCAGAAAAGTTAGCCTTTCATGAACTGTCCTCCGAGATCAAAAGAATTAGATCTCGAATCCAAAATTTTATAGAAGTTTATCAACTGTGCGCTGGAAATACTAGTTCTGGAGAAGGCGGGAGCTCTAATGGGTGGTCTGAAGATCATTTGTTCCACCAATtaattgaagaagatgatatcGTGGGTTTCGAAGAACATGTGGAAAGCGTTTGTAATCAGTTGCTATCCAGAGAACCCTGCCTTTCCACGATTTCCATAGTGGGTCTTCCTGGTTCGGGTAAAACGGTTCTCGCCAAGCAGGTTTATGAGTGCAAGAGAGTTCAGGGGCATTTCGAGTTCCGTGCTTGGGCGCATGTCTCTCGTTCCTTAAAGCTCGATGAGGTTTTAAGGAGCATATTAACACAATTTTTTCCTGGGATTGGTGGGTCAATTCTCACAAATGAAGTTGCCATGagagaaattttaaataaatatgtgCAGCAGCAACGGTTCCTTGTTGTTCTGGACGACATATGGAGAATGCGAGATTGGGAACTGATTATAAATGTATTTCAGAATGGTTCCAGTGGCAGTAGAATATTGTTCACTTCTCGCGACAGCAATGTGGGCGCGTCTTGTGTCGAATACCCCAAATATGTCCATGAACTTAATGGTTTACCATGGAAAAAAGCATCAAACCTATTCTGTAAGAAGGCTTTCCGGAGCTGCAACGGGATTTGCCCCCCCGAGTTGGAGGATTGGTCcgagaaaataattaagaagTGTGAAGGGCTTCCCTTAGCAGTAATAGCAGCAGGCAACCTCCTATCAGGAAGCGGCAAATTCCATATGAATGGAAGAAATTGCACGACAGCCTTGGAGACAATCTTCCTGTTATGGGGATTATTCTATTACCAA CGGCAAAGATTGATCCGCCTATGGATAGCTGAAGGATTTGTGAAGGAAGCGAGGAACACATCGCTGGAGGAAGTTGCAGAGAATTATCTTAATAAGCTCGTTCAGAAGAATCTGGTTCATGTGACAGCGAGGGATATAGATGGACGGGTGAGAAGTTGCCGTGTCCTGAATCTTGTTCATGACTTCATCATTGCCAAGGCTGTGGAAGAGAACTTTGTTAGATCCGCATCCACAGGAAGCTCATTGTCACAGGAAAGAATCCGGCGCCTATCTGCTCAAACAGAAAATTGCACAAATGTTGAACTTAGTGAAACATCAGGTCATGTTCGGTCTGCTTTTATGTTTGGGGGAGGAAAGTTTTCGAACTTGGAGTTTTTCCGGTTGTTGAAGGTTTTAGATATGCAAGGCGCTCCGCTGGAGGATTTCCCCATCGATATTGTCAAACTTGTGCTTCTAAAGTACCTGAGTTTGCGAAAGACAAATGTCAAGACAGTTCCCAAGTCCATAAAGAAGCTTGCCCTCCTCGAAACCTTGGACCTCAAACAAACTAGTGTCACGTGGCTTCCAGGGAGCATTTTTCGGCTGCACCTTTTGCGTCATCTTCTAGTTTATAAATATGACGTGAAGAACTACGTGACTTTTGATGGTGCAAAGGGCATAGAGATGCACAGTGGAAGGGGGGCCTTATCTAAAATACAGAAGTTGTCACTCGTGAAGGCTACAACAGAGCTTATTCAGAAATTGGATGCTATGATCCATTTGAGGAAGCTTGGACTCATAAATTTGAAGAGTAAGGACGGGAGAAAAGTATGTGGATCCATCCAGAAAATGGAGCATCTCTCAACACTTGATCTACAAGCAGATTCAGGGGACGATCTAGAATTGGATCATATCCAGATCAAGCCCGGGTTTGAGGTTCTTCAACACCTTTACTTAAAAGGGCAACTGAAAGAATTACCCagttgggtttcttccctgcaGAGTCTCATCAAAGTCGGCCTAAAGTGGTCGAGATCAGACTTCAGCCCGCTTCCAGCTCTTCAGGCTTTGCCTAATCTGATGGAGCTCGATATGGCCGATGCTTTTACGGGGCAAACACTGGAGTTCTCGAAGAACACGTTCAGTAAACTGAAGATACTTCAGATTGAACAATTCCGTGAGCTGAGCATGGTGGTTGTGGAGGTCGGTGCAATGCCTGCTCTTGAAAAGTTGACGTTCTGTAAGTGCGATAAATTGAATATGCTTCCCTTGGGCATAGAAAATCTCACTTGTCTCCAAGAACTGCTTCTGTACGACATGAATGGGCAACTCATCGATCGGCTCCGCAAGAACAGTGAGGATCGTAATTTG AGAACTGGGATCGGAATGGACGTGGGCATGTCCGACGACGGGAACGGTTCAAGCACTCCAGTGGGGATGGGCATGTCCGACGACGGAAATGCGTCAACCACTCCAGTGGGAATGGACGTGTCGGCCGAGAGAAACACATCAAGCATTACAGGATTTCCATTGGATACAGCAT ACATGATAAAGATGAATTATTCAAGATCAGCGGTTGACAACTTGGAAAAGATCGAGGGCTTTGGGGGCACAGTTTTGCATGAAGTGAACGCCCATACCATGAACAAACACCCCATTCTCAGGCGCATATCCTTCGATCGAATCGTCTACAATTTTCCTCATGCTGGCTTCTACGGCCCCGAGGAATCCTTACTCCAGATAGA GCTTCACCGAGATCTGGTCAGAGGCTTGAAGAATGCGAAAACGATGCTCACTGAGGATGGAGTGATTCATGTGACGCACAAGACGGCTCATCCATACAGCAAGTGGGAGATCGAGAAGCTGGCCGAGGAACAAGGCCTGTTTTTGGTTGAGAAAGTGCGATTCTCGGTGAGGGATTATAAAGGGTATGTTAATCGGAGAGGCAAAAGCCCCAATTGTTATAGTACTTTTCCAATCGGAGAAGCCTCTACTTACAAGTTTAGCAAAAATGATCACGCAGTACATCGCGATAATGCTCTGCTTAACTTGAGCTTAGCCGATCTTGTTGAGCATGCTCGAGCGAAATAA
- the LOC120294404 gene encoding uncharacterized protein LOC120294404 encodes MDPPTKGSSGTASPVHGTDARLAALCNRMGRLWSEQTIEVCEVAAPQDKVEECKLTLVGKVLTIQTINSQAFQNTMKLAWRTENVAIHQSEEGLYVIKFKSEADKQRILDGGPWRFSNHLVILKPWLPNTPLHCYDFSKCEFWMHVIGLPLEWYTNSMLRKVVRRVGRVLIVKFEQNNALPLKAGKVRVELNLQQPLIPGQLIQLDGKTIWLDFRYERLSHYCYSCGVIGHYATHCTTYPFDIEKADNKDNLYYGNWLRAEVNQHSPFWNTFYGTKLSTNEVEEVIPETPHSPTGLIPATQPHINTSTEDLHIPNEGQIITAAAPLQWKPLAPVAKDPITRKLPAKLKQAETGPSRLKKLKHSHLLPKAGPMKKAKRFGNSDKSLHIPEALDDTHLQENPIFIADEPDAWALVASPKQPPSYK; translated from the coding sequence ATGGATCCTCCAACTAAGGGCTCCTCCGGGACAGCCAGTCCTGTCCATGGAACTGACGCTCGTCTTGCTGCTCTCTGTAACCGAATGGGACGACTATGGTCCGAGCAAACAATCGAAGTTTGTGAGGTAGCTGCACCACAGGACAAAGTGGAGGAGTGCAAATTAACTCTAGTGGGTAAGGTTCTAACTATACAGACCATTAATTCACAAGCATTCCAGAATACTATGAAATTAGCTTGGCGCACAGAAAATGTAGCCATACATCAGAGTGAAGAAGGTCTGTATGTGATTAAATTTAAATCAGAAGCAGATAAGCAACGGATTCTGGATGGTGGCCCTTGGCGATTTTCAAATCATCTAGTTATTTTAAAGCCTTGGCTTCCTAATACCCCTTTACACTGCTATGATTTCTCTAAGTGCGAGTTCTGGATGCATGTTATTGGGCTACCTCTAGAGTGGTATACAAACAGCATGCTTCGTAAAGTAGTTCGTCGTGTTGGTCGGGTGCTGATAGTGAAGTTTGAACAGAATAATGCTCTACCCCTCAAAGCTGGAAAAGTCAGAGTAGAATTAAATTTACAGCAACCTCTCATCCCGGGTCAGCTcattcaattggatggaaagaCAATTTGGTTAGACTTTCGCTATGAGCGATTATCTCACTACTGTTACTCTTGCGGGGTTATTGGTCATTATGCTACACATTGTACAACTTACCCCTTTGACATTGAAAAAGCTGACAACAAGGACAATCTTTATTATGGAAATTGGTTGCGTGCAGAGGTTAATCAACATAGTCCTTTTTGGAATACCTTTTATGGAACCAAGTTGTCTACTAATGAGGTTGAGGAAGTCATCCCTGAAACTCCACATTCGCCAACGGGTCTTATTCCTGCCACTCAACCACATATTAATACTTCAACGGAGGATTTGCACATACCCAATGAAGGCCAAATTATTACTGCGGCTGCTCCGCTCCAATGGAAGCCTCTTGCACCAGTTGCTAAGGATCCTATTACAAGAAAATTACCCGCCAAGTTAAAGCAAGCTGAAACAGGTCCATCTagattgaagaagttgaagcaCTCTCACTTACTCCCTAAAGCGGGTCCAATGAAAAAAGCAAAGCGTTTTGGAAATTCAGATAAGTCTTTACACATACCTGAGGCTCTTGATGACACCCATCTGCAGGAGAATCCAATCTTTATTGCTGATGAACCTGACGCTTGGGcattggtggctagccctaaacAGCCACCAAGTTACAAATGA
- the LOC104449091 gene encoding uncharacterized protein At4g26485, protein MDHNFQQMRIELMAEENLNGNAHIGEKRIKHYSNFHCTLLVGEGDFSFAACLARTFGSAANMVATSLDSRATLRVNYATSAIDNLETIEGLGGTVLHEVDAHTMSEHPILKHKSFDRIVYNFPHAGFSGSEATLVQIELNRDLVRGFLKNAKKMVTVDGEIHVTHKKAHPYSRWEIKELAEEQGLFLVEEVPFSLRHYEGYVNRRGSGFKCRRTFPVGEASTYKFSKNDHGMQCANALPNLSLADLVESV, encoded by the exons atggatcacaatttccaacagATGAGGATTGAATTGATGGCAGAGGAGAACTTAAATGGGAATGCACATATCGGAGAGAAACGCATCAAGCACTACAGCAATTTCCACTGTACACTGCTTGTGGGCGAGGGTGATTTTTCCTTTGCAGCTTGCTTGGCCAGGACATTCGGCTCCGCTGCTAACATGGTCGCCACCTCTCTCGACTCGAGAG CTACGTTGAGGGTGAATTATGCAACATCAGCGATTGACAACTTGGAAACGATCGAGGGTTTGGGGGGTACCGTTTTGCATGAAGTGGACGCTCATACCATGAGCGAGCATCCCATTCTCAAGCACAAATCCTTCGATCGAATCGTCTACAATTTTCCTCATGCTGGCTTCAGCGGCTCCGAGGCAACCTTAGTCCAGATTGA GCTGAACCGAGATCTGGTGAGAGGCTTCCTGAAGAATGCGAAAAAGATGGTCACCGTGGATGGAGAGATTCATGTGACGCACAAGAAAGCTCATCCATACAGCAGGTGGGAAATCAAGGAGCTGGCTGAGGAACAAGGCCTGTTTTTGGTCGAGGAAGTGCCGTTCTCCCTGCGGCATTATGAAGGGTATGTCAATCGGAGAGGCTCAGGCTTCAAGTGTCGTCGTACTTTCCCAGTCGGAGAAGCCTCTACTTACAAGTTTAGCAAAAATGATCATGGAATGCAATGCGCTAATGCTCTGCCTAACTTGAGCCTGGCCGATCTTGTTGAGTCTGTTTGA